Below is a genomic region from Streptomyces sp. NBC_00461.
GGGCCCGGTCGCGGATGGCCGTACGCACCCGGGTGGGCGGCACGGCGGGCGCGCAGCGCGCGGTGATGACCGAGCAGAGGGCGAGCGCGGAGCCGGCGGCCGCGGTCGCGGCGAGCGCGACGGCGGCGGTGAGGCTGCCGTTGTCGACGAGCAGCACGGCCTGAAGGACCAGGAGCAGCAGTACGGCGGCGGGGCGCAGGGACGTCCGGTTACGGATCATGACTGCTGCTCCCCCTCCTCGCACACGCTGGTCCTCACACACGCTGGTCCTTACACATACTGGTCCTCGCGCATGCCGGTCCTGCTGTCGGTTATACAGGATCCGGCTGTACGACATCCGGCTGTGCGAGCTGTACGAGATCCGGCTCGGCCGTCGGCTGTTCGATGGGCTCCAGCAGTCGCTTGGGCCTGAGCAGCGCCCGGCTGACCGGATTCGTCGGGTTCGGGTCGGCTCCCGGCCCCGGCTCCACGAGGACGTCCTCGACGGGTACGACGGCACGGCAGGCGGGGCATTCGCCGTACGGCCCGAGTTCGGTGCCGCAGTCGACGTGCCGGAAGTAACGCAGCTGACTCTCGGAGAAGTGCTCCCGGCCCCATACCCCGAGCGAGCGCAGCGTCGGCCACAG
It encodes:
- a CDS encoding DUF6412 domain-containing protein translates to MIRNRTSLRPAAVLLLLVLQAVLLVDNGSLTAAVALAATAAAGSALALCSVITARCAPAVPPTRVRTAIRDRARRTAFLPQRDPDAKGRTRPRAPGSALPATVA
- a CDS encoding winged helix-turn-helix transcriptional regulator; this translates as MALGKDYATQECSIARALEIIGERWTLLVVRDALYGVRRYNDFLVHLGIPRAVLAARLQTLTAEGILEKRRYQESPPRDEYVITERGIALWPTLRSLGVWGREHFSESQLRYFRHVDCGTELGPYGECPACRAVVPVEDVLVEPGPGADPNPTNPVSRALLRPKRLLEPIEQPTAEPDLVQLAQPDVVQPDPV